The proteins below are encoded in one region of Flammeovirga kamogawensis:
- a CDS encoding sulfatase-like hydrolase/transferase, which translates to MRTLLFYLFFSQVVSFTFAQKKQPNIVWISFEDTGVYLPSYGDSTAQLPTINQLAKESKIFMNAFSTAGVCAPSRSAIITGMYPSTIGTNHMRTGRDITGIGSRKYRENKNVVDRENNNVREYSAVVPKEVKCFPEYLRANGYYTTNNAKTDYQFAAPFTAWDENDGKAHWRNRAEGQPFFAVFNFNETHESKIWKNKHLPLTVAKEDVPVPPYYIDNDTTRTDLARMYSNLELLDKRVAKIINQLKEDDLYDNTIIFFFSDHGGPLPRQKREVIASGLHVPFFIKYPKGVNSGKTDQLINFIDLAPTVLEMAGVEIPKHIQGQSILKTSRKYSFAARDRMDEFTSARRSVTDGKYLYVKYLFPIPSSYQDIAYRIQVPIMENLKNAYLNGELNQIQAEWFSPLQEKEQLFDLEIDPYETVNLIHHQNYSAEVKRFRKQLAKWQKQTPDLCIQPEAEMITSMWPNNQQPVTNKVKTSIHANLLTLTCSTQGASIGYQINGGKWKLYTTPIAINKASKIEVKAIRIGYKESEVVSVNLIN; encoded by the coding sequence ATGAGAACACTTTTATTTTATCTATTCTTTTCACAAGTAGTTTCCTTTACATTTGCTCAGAAAAAGCAACCCAACATTGTCTGGATTTCTTTTGAAGATACTGGTGTTTACTTACCCTCTTATGGAGATAGCACAGCTCAACTTCCAACAATAAATCAGTTAGCAAAAGAGAGTAAGATTTTTATGAATGCGTTTTCTACAGCTGGTGTATGTGCACCTAGTAGAAGTGCAATTATAACTGGAATGTACCCAAGTACAATTGGTACAAATCATATGCGAACAGGCAGAGATATTACTGGTATAGGAAGCAGGAAATATAGAGAGAATAAAAATGTTGTAGATAGAGAAAATAATAATGTTAGAGAGTACAGTGCAGTAGTTCCCAAAGAAGTAAAATGTTTCCCAGAATATCTAAGAGCAAATGGATACTACACTACGAATAATGCAAAAACAGATTATCAGTTTGCAGCTCCATTTACTGCTTGGGATGAAAACGATGGTAAGGCACATTGGAGGAATAGAGCTGAAGGACAACCGTTCTTTGCTGTATTTAATTTTAATGAAACACACGAATCTAAGATTTGGAAAAATAAGCACCTGCCTCTAACTGTAGCAAAAGAAGATGTACCTGTTCCTCCATACTATATTGATAACGACACAACCCGTACAGATTTAGCTAGAATGTATAGTAATTTGGAGCTTTTAGATAAACGTGTTGCTAAAATTATTAATCAATTAAAAGAAGATGATCTATATGACAATACAATTATCTTCTTTTTCTCTGATCATGGAGGCCCTCTTCCACGTCAGAAAAGAGAAGTTATTGCTTCTGGCTTGCATGTCCCTTTCTTTATCAAATACCCTAAAGGTGTAAATAGTGGTAAAACAGATCAACTGATTAATTTTATTGACCTTGCTCCCACCGTTTTAGAAATGGCTGGAGTTGAAATTCCTAAACACATACAAGGACAAAGTATTTTAAAGACGTCAAGAAAGTATTCTTTTGCCGCTAGAGATCGAATGGACGAGTTTACATCAGCAAGAAGAAGTGTTACAGATGGAAAATATTTATATGTAAAATACCTTTTCCCTATTCCTTCTAGCTATCAAGATATAGCATATAGAATCCAAGTACCAATTATGGAAAACCTTAAAAATGCGTACTTAAATGGAGAATTAAATCAAATACAGGCGGAATGGTTTAGCCCTTTACAAGAGAAAGAACAGCTCTTCGATTTAGAAATCGATCCTTACGAAACAGTCAATTTAATTCATCATCAAAATTATTCAGCAGAAGTTAAGCGTTTCAGAAAACAATTAGCAAAATGGCAAAAACAAACTCCTGATTTATGTATTCAGCCTGAAGCTGAAATGATTACCTCAATGTGGCCAAATAATCAGCAACCTGTTACAAATAAGGTAAAAACTAGTATTCATGCTAATCTCCTCACTTTAACTTGCTCAACTCAGGGTGCATCAATTGGGTATCAAATAAATGGAGGAAAATGGAAACTTTATACAACTCCTATTGCTATTAATAAGGCATCAAAAATAGAAGTTAAAGCAATTCGTATTGGTTATAAAGAATCTGAAGTTGTATCCGTTAACCTCATCAATTAA
- a CDS encoding sulfatase family protein, whose product MNRILINLTVLSAFITLFGCAKNTHETTKAKQPNIIFIMSDDHATNAISAYGGRLAEQFPDLTPNIDRLANEGMIMQNTFCTNAICGPSRAAILTGKFSHVNGFFKNESGGDFDGTQQTFPKLLQKAGYQTAVIGKWHLGTAPTGFNYSKVMINHGGQGTYHNTVFLENGKDTVQENSFHSTRQVWEDAKKWLTGGRDQEKPFMLMYQFKAPHRPWTPDEQFQHVFDDVEIVEPETFNDTYEGKIAAGNTWQTIERNLNRKDLKVAPPHPETMTKKEIAAWYKYGNNNEEPWSPNDELKGQALKKWKYQKYMKEYLGCVKGVDHYIGEMLNYLDENGLAENTIVIYTSDQGFYLGEHGWFDKRMMYEESFKMPFLIRYPNHIAPKTVSKKLAMNVDFAPTLLDFAGVEIPSDIQGRSIKSIVEGEEPENDWRDAVYYHYYEFPWWHHVLPHYGVRTERYKLIHFYYNPEIAKEQWRENDWELFDLEKDPNELHNLYGKAGYEEITQQLKTKLQAMQKEYNEDSQEDMMKKTDIRIGRVYEHAKYGK is encoded by the coding sequence ATGAATAGAATTCTTATCAACTTAACCGTATTATCTGCATTTATCACGTTGTTTGGTTGTGCTAAAAATACGCATGAAACAACAAAGGCAAAACAGCCAAACATCATTTTTATTATGAGTGATGACCATGCTACAAATGCAATTTCTGCTTATGGTGGAAGGTTAGCAGAACAGTTCCCAGATCTTACTCCAAATATAGACCGTTTGGCAAATGAGGGAATGATAATGCAAAACACTTTTTGTACTAATGCAATATGTGGCCCTTCAAGAGCTGCGATATTAACAGGTAAATTTAGTCATGTAAATGGCTTTTTTAAAAACGAAAGTGGAGGAGACTTTGATGGTACGCAACAAACATTCCCAAAGTTATTACAGAAAGCAGGTTACCAAACAGCAGTTATAGGTAAATGGCATTTAGGTACTGCACCAACTGGATTTAATTATTCTAAGGTAATGATTAACCATGGTGGACAAGGAACTTACCACAACACAGTTTTTTTAGAGAACGGAAAAGATACTGTTCAAGAAAATTCTTTTCACTCTACAAGACAAGTTTGGGAAGATGCAAAGAAATGGTTAACTGGTGGTAGAGATCAAGAAAAACCATTTATGTTGATGTATCAGTTTAAGGCACCACACAGACCTTGGACTCCAGATGAGCAATTTCAACATGTATTTGATGATGTTGAGATTGTAGAGCCAGAAACATTTAATGATACTTATGAAGGAAAAATAGCTGCAGGTAATACATGGCAAACTATAGAAAGAAATTTAAATAGAAAAGACTTGAAAGTAGCTCCTCCTCATCCTGAAACAATGACAAAAAAGGAGATTGCAGCTTGGTACAAGTACGGTAATAACAACGAAGAACCATGGTCGCCAAATGATGAACTGAAAGGACAAGCATTAAAAAAATGGAAGTACCAAAAGTACATGAAAGAATACTTAGGGTGTGTGAAAGGTGTGGACCATTATATTGGTGAGATGTTAAACTATTTAGATGAAAATGGACTTGCTGAAAACACAATTGTAATTTATACTTCTGACCAAGGTTTCTATTTAGGCGAGCACGGTTGGTTTGATAAACGAATGATGTATGAAGAGTCATTTAAAATGCCTTTTTTAATTCGTTACCCAAATCATATTGCACCAAAAACAGTGTCTAAGAAGTTAGCAATGAACGTAGATTTTGCACCAACACTTTTAGATTTCGCAGGTGTAGAAATTCCTTCAGATATTCAAGGTAGAAGTATTAAATCAATTGTTGAAGGTGAAGAACCAGAAAATGATTGGAGAGACGCAGTGTATTATCATTATTATGAATTCCCTTGGTGGCACCATGTTTTACCTCATTACGGGGTAAGAACAGAAAGATATAAACTAATTCATTTCTACTATAATCCTGAAATTGCAAAAGAGCAATGGAGAGAAAATGATTGGGAATTATTTGATCTAGAGAAAGACCCGAATGAGTTACATAATCTTTATGGTAAAGCAGGTTATGAAGAGATAACACAACAATTAAAAACCAAATTGCAAGCAATGCAAAAGGAGTACAATGAGGATTCTCAAGAAGATATGATGAAGAAAACAGACATCCGTATTGGTAGAGTGTACGAGCATGCAAAATATGGAAAATAA
- a CDS encoding T9SS type A sorting domain-containing protein, translating to MSKILLYLLIGISLNGFAQQKKITKKGSFVWLNKKIKIPENTRYIVTGSIHANGKTRVVLGKNSTLQIKGSHTLKASNFEGDVCNMKTGKPNVKIKGKPKFLMKHCLGTKLPVELSDFDVQLHNENKIALNWVTQMELNNSHFIIERSQDGKHYELVQDSIIGAGNSNTAIEYSFHDENPLKGKSFYRLTQVDFDNTKEIWVQSVYNGEEVIEESVNIYPNPAQYEMNVLLTTHKDNVPTFQLISTSNGQTIQSIPYEVDGIKYTFNISAIKPGSYVLVISMNGTIKHKEKVIIIGNKSRGNKKEKD from the coding sequence ATGAGTAAAATTTTACTTTATCTTCTTATTGGAATTAGTTTAAATGGATTTGCCCAGCAAAAGAAAATTACTAAAAAAGGTTCTTTTGTTTGGTTAAATAAGAAGATCAAAATTCCTGAAAATACTAGATATATTGTTACTGGGTCAATACATGCAAATGGTAAAACGAGAGTAGTTTTAGGAAAGAACTCTACATTACAAATAAAAGGTAGCCATACATTAAAAGCTTCAAATTTTGAAGGTGATGTTTGCAATATGAAGACAGGTAAACCTAATGTTAAAATTAAAGGCAAACCTAAATTTTTAATGAAACATTGTTTAGGAACAAAACTTCCTGTGGAATTATCAGATTTTGATGTTCAATTGCATAATGAAAATAAGATTGCACTAAATTGGGTAACTCAAATGGAATTAAATAATAGTCACTTCATAATTGAGCGTTCTCAAGATGGTAAACATTATGAATTGGTACAAGATTCAATTATTGGAGCAGGAAATTCAAATACAGCGATTGAATATTCATTTCATGATGAAAACCCACTAAAAGGAAAGTCATTCTATAGATTAACACAAGTAGATTTTGATAATACTAAAGAAATTTGGGTGCAAAGTGTATATAATGGAGAGGAAGTAATTGAAGAAAGTGTTAATATATATCCGAATCCAGCTCAATATGAAATGAATGTTTTACTAACTACTCACAAAGATAACGTTCCTACCTTTCAATTAATAAGTACATCAAATGGACAGACTATTCAGTCTATTCCTTATGAGGTTGATGGTATTAAGTATACGTTCAACATCTCTGCAATTAAGCCAGGAAGTTATGTATTGGTAATTTCAATGAATGGAACAATTAAACACAAAGAGAAGGTAATTATTATAGGAAATAAAAGTAGAGGAAATAAAAAAGAAAAGGATTAG